The Acidobacteriota bacterium genome contains a region encoding:
- a CDS encoding tetratricopeptide repeat protein encodes MTLRVAVVCLLLLIVGCDVPPEEGASGLQPVPVPNLANRDDAVRQQLEDARSELDRHLAEDPAADEALASRFGTMGMIYHVYALADEALACFANARTLDGTDARWSYYAGVLRADRGELKQAADLFEQVLVRVPDDRPSLLRLGDVRFNQGDLDRSLVAYREVESRDPRNAAAQYGLGRVAVARQEPAAAVDYFRKALEVAPDATMIHYPLSQALRKLGSADEADRHLAMRGVGAVGFDDPLLKDLGRFAHNSTGFLRQGSSAFLEGRFEDAERDYRKAVEADPEDPEARKSLASALAKLDRVPEAIGEYHVALGLEPENPMVLYNLGWLETRAGRPQVALGHYEAVVRIDPQFKEAQLNLGLLLESMSRPDEALIAIDTVLRIDPQNTAAVLARPRLLGQLGRDHEAIAELNIAVQSNPDHAASRIALGIALTTVGRPAEAIRVLEQALSVVADDGERAIVEHNLGLAESDRGRDGEAVAHYRRALSLDPSLTDSLFNRANALGRLGRYDEAATDYGSLLERQPLHVAGRLARATALVLAGRCSDAATTLDEGLERIPGEPQWTHTLARLLAACDDPETRDGVRAVELAEVAHRALGTLDTAETIGMALAEAGRYEEAVRWQRRLVEDAERRGDAILVARLQGILRSYEGRQPFRLPSSP; translated from the coding sequence ATGACGTTACGGGTCGCCGTCGTGTGCTTACTCCTGCTGATCGTGGGATGTGATGTGCCGCCGGAGGAAGGGGCGTCCGGGCTCCAGCCGGTCCCCGTACCCAACCTTGCCAACCGCGATGACGCGGTGCGACAGCAGCTGGAGGACGCGCGGAGCGAGCTGGATCGTCACCTGGCAGAGGACCCGGCCGCCGACGAGGCGCTGGCGTCCAGGTTCGGAACGATGGGCATGATCTACCACGTCTACGCGTTGGCCGACGAGGCGCTGGCCTGTTTCGCGAACGCAAGAACCCTCGACGGCACGGATGCCCGTTGGTCTTACTACGCGGGGGTCCTGCGAGCCGATCGTGGCGAGCTGAAGCAGGCGGCGGATCTCTTCGAGCAGGTCCTCGTCCGTGTCCCTGATGACCGCCCGTCGCTGCTGCGTCTGGGAGACGTTCGCTTCAACCAGGGGGATCTCGATCGATCGCTCGTCGCGTATCGCGAGGTCGAGTCCCGCGACCCACGAAACGCAGCGGCCCAGTACGGGTTGGGTCGGGTCGCCGTCGCTCGCCAGGAGCCCGCTGCGGCGGTGGATTACTTCCGCAAGGCCCTCGAGGTCGCGCCGGATGCGACGATGATCCACTACCCGCTATCCCAGGCCCTTCGCAAACTGGGAAGCGCGGACGAGGCGGACCGGCATCTCGCGATGCGGGGGGTTGGCGCCGTTGGCTTCGATGACCCGCTCCTGAAAGACCTGGGCCGGTTCGCCCATAACTCGACCGGTTTCCTCCGTCAGGGCAGTAGCGCGTTTCTGGAAGGGCGATTCGAAGACGCGGAGCGGGATTACCGGAAGGCGGTGGAGGCCGATCCCGAAGACCCCGAGGCCCGCAAGAGCCTCGCCTCCGCGCTGGCAAAACTGGATCGTGTTCCGGAGGCCATCGGCGAATACCACGTCGCCCTCGGCCTGGAGCCCGAGAACCCGATGGTGCTCTACAACCTCGGTTGGCTGGAAACCCGGGCCGGCCGACCACAGGTCGCACTGGGACACTACGAGGCGGTGGTTCGGATCGACCCGCAGTTCAAGGAGGCCCAACTCAATCTGGGCCTGTTGCTCGAGTCGATGTCGCGGCCGGATGAGGCGCTGATCGCCATCGACACGGTGCTGCGCATCGACCCGCAGAACACCGCCGCGGTGCTGGCGCGCCCCCGGCTCCTCGGGCAGTTGGGTCGAGACCACGAGGCGATCGCGGAGCTGAATATCGCCGTGCAGTCCAACCCCGATCACGCCGCGAGTCGGATCGCCCTGGGGATTGCGCTCACGACCGTGGGCCGCCCGGCGGAGGCCATACGAGTGCTGGAGCAGGCCTTGTCCGTCGTTGCCGATGATGGCGAGCGGGCGATCGTCGAACACAACCTGGGGCTGGCCGAGAGCGACCGCGGGCGCGACGGCGAGGCGGTGGCTCACTACCGGCGTGCCCTCTCGTTGGACCCCTCGCTGACGGATTCCCTGTTCAATCGAGCCAACGCGCTGGGTCGTCTGGGTCGCTACGACGAGGCGGCCACCGACTACGGATCGCTCCTGGAACGGCAGCCGCTGCACGTGGCGGGGCGTCTTGCACGGGCGACGGCGCTGGTGCTTGCGGGCCGCTGCAGCGACGCGGCCACGACTCTCGACGAGGGGTTGGAGCGGATACCCGGGGAGCCGCAGTGGACCCACACCCTCGCTCGTCTTCTGGCCGCGTGCGACGATCCCGAGACCCGTGACGGAGTACGTGCCGTCGAGCTGGCGGAGGTCGCCCACCGCGCGCTGGGGACCCTCGATACGGCCGAGACCATCGGGATGGCGCTGGCGGAGGCGGGTCGATACGAGGAGGCGGTCCGCTGGCAACGAAGGCTGGTGGAGGATGCCGAACGGCGTGGCGATGCTATCCTTGTAGCACGACTCCAGGGCATTCTGCGGTCGTACGAGGGTCGACAACCGTTTCGACTTCCGTCATCTCCATGA
- a CDS encoding tetratricopeptide repeat protein has protein sequence MLRSRTPALVFGFVLLSFLGGSLALAQLSPGKLTGKVVDVDGNPVGGFKLMLEPEDRGSAQPMNVKVNKKGAFSIAFLQSGRWKISTVDDSQFLKSMHYVHRRADGMKSGDFEANGHPTTGLPAFQLGVNGHGHMDLVIAAGGVRERLAKDLRLQEVAGPIKKAVKLYEEGDMKGVVRETDGVLAEEPGLEQALYLRGAARWQLGEYDGAESDLRAALEADPELHQVHGLLGSAILQRAQSMDEDEDGAKELFGEAADLLTEEARRSPDDASVRLNLVVALDSAGRDEELEPALKAVIEDDPSNVDANGRLARLYASSERNDEALAMLESLTVDDRTKADILYNIAVAYYNDQDYDNARTYVQQVVDARPDHALVHRLTGYLRLNAGDRPGAVESLKRYVELAGPDQTLQEQELIGALEKSLDGS, from the coding sequence ATGTTGAGATCTCGTACCCCCGCTCTCGTTTTCGGTTTCGTCTTGTTGTCGTTCCTGGGTGGATCGCTTGCGCTCGCGCAATTGAGCCCCGGCAAGTTGACCGGCAAGGTCGTGGACGTGGATGGCAACCCCGTCGGCGGCTTCAAGCTGATGCTGGAGCCGGAGGACCGTGGCTCCGCGCAGCCCATGAACGTCAAGGTCAACAAGAAGGGGGCGTTCTCGATCGCGTTCCTACAGTCGGGTCGCTGGAAGATCTCCACGGTAGACGATTCCCAGTTCTTGAAATCGATGCACTACGTCCATCGTCGTGCGGACGGCATGAAGTCGGGAGACTTCGAGGCCAATGGTCATCCGACGACGGGCTTGCCGGCGTTCCAACTCGGCGTCAACGGGCACGGACATATGGATCTCGTGATTGCAGCGGGGGGCGTTCGTGAGCGTCTGGCCAAGGACCTGCGGTTGCAGGAGGTCGCCGGCCCGATCAAGAAGGCCGTCAAACTCTACGAGGAAGGGGATATGAAGGGGGTCGTCAGGGAGACGGACGGCGTTCTGGCGGAGGAGCCCGGCCTGGAGCAGGCGCTCTATCTTCGGGGCGCGGCACGCTGGCAACTCGGGGAATATGACGGGGCCGAATCGGATCTTCGTGCGGCCCTGGAGGCGGATCCCGAGCTTCATCAGGTCCACGGCCTGCTCGGAAGCGCGATCCTTCAGCGCGCCCAGTCGATGGACGAAGATGAAGACGGCGCCAAAGAACTGTTCGGGGAGGCCGCCGATCTCTTGACCGAGGAAGCCCGTCGTTCGCCGGACGATGCCTCGGTTCGATTGAATCTGGTCGTCGCCCTGGATTCCGCCGGTCGAGACGAAGAGCTGGAACCTGCGCTCAAGGCGGTCATCGAAGACGACCCGTCCAACGTCGACGCCAACGGGCGGCTGGCGCGTCTCTACGCATCCTCCGAACGAAACGACGAGGCGCTGGCGATGCTCGAGAGCCTGACCGTCGACGATCGCACGAAGGCCGACATCCTCTACAACATCGCCGTCGCCTACTACAACGATCAGGACTACGACAATGCCAGGACCTATGTCCAGCAGGTGGTCGACGCCAGGCCGGACCATGCTCTGGTCCATCGGCTTACCGGCTACCTGAGACTGAACGCCGGAGATCGTCCCGGCGCCGTCGAGTCCCTGAAGCGGTATGTCGAGTTGGCCGGTCCCGATCAGACCCTCCAGGAGCAGGAGCTGATCGGCGCGCTGGAAAAGAGTCTCGACGGCTCC